In Streptomyces sclerotialus, one genomic interval encodes:
- the ispG gene encoding flavodoxin-dependent (E)-4-hydroxy-3-methylbut-2-enyl-diphosphate synthase, whose protein sequence is MTIGEPVALGLPEVPARPLAVRRVSRRIQVGPVAVGGDAPVSVQSMTTTRTADIGATLQQIAELTASGCQIVRVACPTQDDADALPIIAKKSQIPVIADIHFQPKYVFAAIDAGCAAVRVNPGNIKQFDDKVKEIAKAASDAGTPIRIGVNAGSLDRRLLQKYGKATPEALVESALWEASLFEEHGFRDIKISVKHNDPVVMVNAYRQLAAQCDYPLHLGVTEAGPAFQGTIKSAVAFGALLSEGIGDTIRVSLSAPPAEEVKVGISILESLNLRQRRLEIVSCPSCGRAQVDVYKLAEEVTAGLDGMEVPLRVAVMGCVVNGPGEAREADLGVASGNGKGQIFVKGEVIKTVPESKIVETLIEEAMKIAERMAAEGAATGAPDVTVG, encoded by the coding sequence ATGACCATTGGTGAGCCTGTCGCACTGGGGCTCCCCGAGGTCCCGGCCCGGCCCCTGGCCGTCCGGCGCGTCTCGCGCCGGATCCAGGTCGGGCCGGTGGCCGTCGGCGGGGATGCGCCGGTGTCGGTGCAGTCGATGACGACGACGCGTACGGCGGACATCGGGGCGACGCTGCAGCAGATCGCGGAGCTGACGGCGTCGGGCTGTCAGATCGTGCGGGTGGCGTGTCCGACGCAGGACGACGCGGATGCGCTGCCGATCATTGCGAAGAAGTCGCAGATCCCGGTGATCGCCGATATTCACTTCCAGCCGAAGTACGTGTTCGCGGCGATCGATGCGGGCTGTGCGGCGGTGCGGGTGAACCCGGGCAACATCAAGCAGTTCGACGACAAGGTCAAGGAGATCGCCAAGGCGGCCTCGGACGCCGGCACGCCGATCCGGATCGGGGTGAACGCGGGGTCGCTGGACCGTCGGCTGCTGCAGAAGTACGGCAAGGCCACTCCCGAGGCGCTGGTGGAGTCGGCGCTGTGGGAGGCGTCGCTGTTCGAGGAGCACGGGTTCCGGGACATCAAGATCTCGGTGAAGCACAACGATCCGGTGGTGATGGTCAACGCCTATCGGCAGCTGGCCGCGCAGTGCGACTATCCGCTGCACCTGGGGGTGACCGAGGCGGGTCCGGCGTTCCAGGGGACGATCAAGTCGGCGGTGGCCTTCGGGGCGCTGCTGAGCGAGGGGATCGGGGACACGATCCGGGTGTCGCTGTCGGCGCCGCCGGCGGAGGAGGTCAAGGTCGGTATCTCCATTCTGGAGTCGCTGAATCTGCGGCAGCGGCGGCTGGAGATCGTCTCGTGTCCGTCGTGCGGGCGGGCGCAGGTGGATGTGTACAAGCTGGCCGAGGAGGTCACCGCGGGGCTGGACGGCATGGAGGTGCCGCTGCGGGTCGCGGTGATGGGCTGTGTGGTCAACGGTCCGGGTGAGGCCCGTGAGGCGGACCTGGGGGTGGCCTCCGGTAACGGCAAGGGGCAGATCTTCGTGAAGGGTGAGGTCATCAAGACCGTGCCGGAGTCGAAGATCGTGGAGACCCTCATCGAGGAAGCCATGAAGATCGCCGAACGCATGGCGGCTGAGGGAGCGGCGACCGGCGCACCGGACGTCACCGTCGGCTGA
- the dxs gene encoding 1-deoxy-D-xylulose-5-phosphate synthase produces the protein MSMLEYIREPQDLKEVPADRLAELASEIRQFLIQAVARTGGHLGPNLGVVELTIALHRVFDSPADRILWDTGHQSYVHKILTGRQDFSKLRGKGGLSGYPSREESVHDVIENSHASTVLGWADGLAKANQVLGKRDHVVAVIGDGALTGGMAWEALNNIAADDRPLIIVVNDNERSYAPTIGGLADHLATLRTTDGYERFLSWGKDVLHRTPVVGRPLYESLHGAKKGFKDAFAPQGMFEDLGLKYIGPIDGHDIEAVESALRRAARFHGPVLVHCLTEKGRGYQPALEDEADRFHTVGVMDPFTCEPVTPPGAPSWTSVFGDEMVRIGAERPDVVAVTAAMLQPVGLGKFAEAYPDRIWDVGIAEQHAAVSAAGLATGGLHPVFAVYATFLNRAFDQVLMDVALHRCGVTFVLDRAGVTGTDGPSHNGMWDMSVLQVVPGLRIAAPRDADQLRAQLREAVAVDDAPTVVRYPKETVGPAIPALGRAGGVDVLARGDREDVLLVAVGVMAPVCLAAAELLAARGIGTTVIDPRWVKPVDPEIPRLAARHAAVAVVEDSSRTGGVGAAVGQALRDADVDLPLRTFGIPEQFLAHAKRGEVLADIGLTPAEIAGRIAESLPRTDGAAVAAVKETNDA, from the coding sequence ATGTCGATGCTCGAATACATCCGGGAACCGCAGGACCTCAAGGAGGTGCCGGCGGACCGCCTCGCCGAACTGGCCTCGGAGATCCGCCAGTTCCTCATCCAGGCCGTGGCCCGCACCGGCGGGCACCTCGGGCCCAACCTGGGGGTGGTCGAGCTGACCATCGCCCTGCACCGGGTCTTCGACTCACCCGCCGACCGCATCCTGTGGGACACCGGGCACCAGTCGTACGTCCACAAGATCCTGACCGGCCGGCAGGACTTCTCCAAGCTCCGCGGCAAGGGCGGCCTGTCCGGCTACCCCTCGCGCGAGGAGTCCGTCCACGACGTCATCGAGAACTCCCACGCCTCCACCGTCCTCGGCTGGGCCGACGGCCTGGCCAAGGCCAACCAGGTACTGGGGAAGCGCGACCACGTCGTCGCGGTCATCGGGGACGGTGCGCTCACCGGTGGCATGGCCTGGGAGGCGCTCAACAACATCGCGGCCGACGACCGGCCCCTGATCATCGTCGTCAACGACAACGAACGCTCCTACGCGCCCACCATCGGCGGCCTGGCCGACCACCTCGCCACGCTCCGTACGACCGACGGTTATGAACGCTTCCTTTCCTGGGGCAAGGACGTCCTGCACCGCACGCCGGTCGTCGGCAGGCCGCTGTATGAATCACTGCACGGCGCGAAGAAGGGCTTCAAGGACGCCTTCGCGCCCCAGGGCATGTTCGAGGACCTGGGCCTGAAGTACATCGGCCCGATCGACGGCCACGACATCGAGGCGGTGGAGTCCGCGCTGCGCCGCGCCGCCCGCTTCCACGGCCCCGTACTGGTGCACTGCCTCACGGAGAAGGGCCGCGGTTACCAGCCGGCCCTGGAGGACGAGGCCGACCGCTTTCATACGGTCGGCGTGATGGACCCGTTCACGTGCGAGCCGGTCACCCCGCCCGGCGCGCCGTCCTGGACCTCCGTCTTCGGCGACGAGATGGTCCGTATCGGGGCCGAGCGGCCGGACGTGGTGGCGGTCACCGCGGCCATGCTGCAGCCGGTGGGCCTGGGGAAGTTCGCCGAGGCGTACCCGGACCGGATCTGGGACGTGGGCATCGCCGAACAGCACGCCGCCGTCTCGGCGGCCGGCCTGGCCACCGGCGGCCTGCACCCGGTCTTCGCGGTCTACGCCACCTTCCTCAACCGCGCCTTCGACCAGGTCCTCATGGACGTCGCGCTGCACAGGTGCGGGGTGACCTTCGTACTGGACCGGGCCGGCGTCACCGGCACCGACGGGCCCAGCCACAACGGCATGTGGGACATGTCCGTCCTCCAGGTCGTGCCGGGACTGCGGATCGCCGCGCCGCGCGACGCCGACCAGCTCCGCGCCCAGCTGCGGGAGGCCGTCGCCGTCGACGACGCGCCGACCGTCGTGCGCTACCCCAAGGAGACCGTCGGCCCCGCGATCCCCGCGCTGGGACGCGCCGGGGGAGTGGACGTCCTCGCCCGCGGCGACCGGGAGGACGTGCTGCTCGTCGCGGTCGGCGTGATGGCGCCGGTCTGCCTGGCGGCGGCGGAGCTGCTCGCGGCGCGCGGCATCGGCACCACCGTGATCGACCCCCGCTGGGTCAAGCCGGTCGACCCGGAGATCCCGCGGCTGGCCGCCCGGCACGCCGCGGTGGCCGTCGTGGAGGACAGCAGCCGTACCGGCGGCGTCGGCGCGGCGGTGGGCCAGGCGCTGCGCGACGCCGACGTGGACCTGCCGCTGCGGACCTTCGGCATCCCCGAGCAGTTCCTCGCGCACGCCAAGCGCGGCGAAGTGCTGGCCGACATCGGGCTGACGCCGGCGGAGATCGCGGGCCGCATCGCCGAGAGCCTGCCCCGTACGGACGGCGCGGCCGTCGCGGCCGTCAAGGAGACCAACGACGCATGA
- a CDS encoding aspartate aminotransferase family protein, whose protein sequence is MTGFDLTKLLAERGGERYDLHARHLNHQLPRMLHTIGFDKVYERAEGAYFWDDQGQEYLDMLAGFGVMGLGRHHPVVRQALHDVLDADLADLTRFDCPPLPGLLAEKLLRYAPHLDRVFFGNSGTEAVETALKFARYTTGRPRVLYCTHAFHGLTTGSLSVNGEAGFRDGFAPLLPDTAIGMGDLDALERELKRGDVAAFVVEPIQGKGVHPAPPGFLRAAQELLHKHKALLIADEVQTGLGRTGDFFAYQHEPGVEPDLVCVAKALSGGYVPVGATLGKESVFKKVYSSMDRVLVHSASFGSNAQAMAAGLAVLTVMEDEGILAGVRSTGELLRTRLTELIPKYELLHDVRGRGLMVGIEFGRPRSLGLRGRWTMLQAARKGLFAQMVVVPLLQRHRILTQVSGDHLEVIKLIPPLIIGEPEVERFVAAFTAVMDDAHAGGGLIWDFGRTLVRQAMADR, encoded by the coding sequence ATGACCGGATTCGACCTCACCAAGCTGCTCGCCGAGCGCGGCGGCGAACGCTACGACCTGCACGCCAGGCACCTCAACCACCAGCTCCCGCGGATGCTGCACACCATCGGCTTCGACAAGGTCTACGAGCGGGCCGAAGGCGCGTACTTCTGGGACGACCAGGGCCAGGAGTACCTGGACATGCTCGCCGGGTTCGGCGTGATGGGTCTCGGCCGGCACCACCCCGTGGTCCGGCAGGCGCTCCACGACGTACTGGACGCGGACCTCGCCGACCTCACCCGCTTCGACTGCCCGCCGCTGCCCGGCCTGCTCGCCGAGAAGCTGCTCCGGTACGCGCCGCACCTGGACCGGGTCTTCTTCGGGAACAGCGGTACGGAGGCCGTGGAGACGGCGCTGAAGTTCGCCCGGTACACGACCGGCAGACCGCGCGTCCTGTACTGCACGCACGCCTTCCACGGCCTGACCACGGGCTCGCTCTCGGTCAACGGCGAGGCCGGCTTCCGCGACGGCTTCGCGCCGCTGCTGCCGGACACCGCGATCGGGATGGGTGACCTGGACGCGCTGGAGCGGGAGCTGAAGCGCGGCGACGTGGCGGCGTTCGTCGTGGAGCCGATCCAGGGCAAGGGCGTGCACCCGGCACCGCCGGGCTTCCTGCGGGCCGCGCAGGAGCTGCTGCACAAGCACAAGGCGCTGCTGATCGCCGACGAGGTGCAGACCGGGCTCGGCCGGACCGGCGACTTCTTCGCGTACCAGCACGAGCCCGGGGTGGAACCGGACCTGGTCTGCGTGGCCAAGGCGCTGTCCGGCGGCTACGTCCCCGTCGGCGCCACGCTCGGCAAGGAGTCGGTCTTCAAGAAGGTCTACTCCTCGATGGACCGGGTGCTGGTGCACTCCGCCAGCTTCGGGTCCAACGCGCAGGCGATGGCCGCGGGGCTGGCCGTCCTCACGGTCATGGAGGACGAGGGGATCCTCGCCGGGGTGCGGTCGACGGGCGAGCTGCTGCGGACCCGCCTGACCGAGCTGATCCCGAAGTACGAGCTGCTGCACGACGTGCGGGGCCGCGGCCTGATGGTCGGCATCGAGTTCGGCCGCCCGAGGTCGCTGGGGCTGCGCGGCCGCTGGACGATGCTCCAGGCGGCGCGCAAGGGACTGTTCGCGCAGATGGTCGTGGTGCCGCTGCTCCAGCGGCACCGCATCCTCACCCAGGTCTCCGGTGATCACCTGGAGGTCATCAAGCTGATCCCGCCGCTGATCATCGGGGAGCCGGAGGTGGAGCGGTTCGTCGCGGCGTTCACGGCCGTCATGGACGACGCCCACGCGGGCGGCGGGCTGATCTGGGACTTCGGGCGGACGCTGGTCAGGCAGGCGATGGCCGACCGCTGA
- a CDS encoding tyrosine-protein phosphatase yields MTTQQPPRVQPTEPLLAEVRNFRDVGGLPTVDGRRVRHGRLFRSGHLAHATEADAAFLGTLGLHTIFDFRNAADIKLEGPDVTLPGVRHVNIPLTDPADGAEFWAMVRDGELDQLRAALGDGQAAGRMARTYRHIISTRTADHSRVLHSLAEESVPALMHCAAGKDRAGLSIAVTLLAVGVDREAIEADYLESNDPRRRYKVRRSDRSAAGMSEEVMALLAPLFDARAEYLHAAFDTIETTWGSTEAYLTEGLKLTPETRGRLRDRLLED; encoded by the coding sequence GTGACGACGCAGCAGCCGCCGCGAGTCCAGCCGACCGAGCCCCTGCTCGCGGAGGTGCGCAACTTCCGCGACGTCGGCGGGCTCCCGACGGTCGACGGGCGGCGGGTGCGGCACGGACGGCTCTTCCGCAGCGGCCACCTGGCGCACGCCACGGAGGCGGACGCCGCCTTCCTGGGCACCCTCGGGCTGCACACCATCTTCGACTTCCGCAACGCCGCCGACATCAAGCTCGAAGGCCCGGACGTCACCCTGCCCGGCGTGCGCCACGTCAACATCCCGCTGACCGACCCGGCCGACGGCGCGGAGTTCTGGGCGATGGTGCGCGACGGCGAGCTGGACCAGCTGCGCGCCGCGCTGGGCGACGGCCAGGCGGCCGGCCGGATGGCCCGCACGTACCGGCACATCATCTCGACCCGCACCGCCGACCACAGCCGCGTGCTGCACTCCCTCGCCGAGGAGAGCGTGCCCGCCCTCATGCACTGCGCGGCCGGCAAGGACCGTGCGGGCCTGTCCATCGCGGTCACGCTGCTCGCCGTGGGCGTCGACCGCGAGGCCATCGAGGCGGACTACCTGGAGTCCAACGACCCGCGCCGCCGGTACAAGGTGCGCCGCTCCGACCGCTCGGCGGCCGGCATGTCCGAGGAGGTCATGGCCCTGCTGGCGCCGCTCTTCGACGCCCGCGCGGAATACCTGCACGCCGCCTTCGACACCATCGAGACCACCTGGGGCTCCACCGAGGCGTACCTCACCGAGGGCCTGAAGCTCACCCCCGAGACCCGCGGCCGGCTGCGGGACCGCCTGCTGGAGGACTGA
- a CDS encoding ATP-binding protein — translation MPSSHNAASLRGCGGVAVELLSDAFQLPALRTSVPEARRRVTAALREWGAVEQVRDDAELVVSELFTNAVRHTDSEWVHCELTLGGARLRVAVTDQGHGDSRPQAQPRSTDRECGRGLLLVGAVSEDWGVRPDGTGRGRVVWADLAY, via the coding sequence GTGCCTTCCTCCCACAACGCGGCATCGTTAAGGGGATGCGGCGGCGTCGCCGTCGAACTCCTCAGCGACGCCTTCCAATTGCCGGCGCTGCGCACCTCCGTCCCGGAGGCCCGCCGAAGAGTCACCGCCGCGCTGCGGGAATGGGGCGCCGTCGAGCAGGTGCGCGACGACGCCGAGCTGGTGGTCTCGGAGCTGTTCACCAACGCCGTGCGGCACACCGACAGCGAGTGGGTCCACTGCGAGCTGACCCTCGGCGGCGCACGGCTGCGCGTGGCGGTCACCGACCAGGGACACGGCGACTCCCGGCCGCAGGCGCAGCCGCGCAGTACGGACCGGGAGTGCGGGCGCGGCCTGCTGCTGGTCGGCGCCGTCTCCGAGGACTGGGGCGTACGGCCCGACGGCACCGGCCGGGGCCGGGTCGTCTGGGCCGATCTCGCGTACTAG
- a CDS encoding helix-turn-helix domain-containing protein, translating into MVDARSGGAPTVLRVVLGKRLQDLREKAGLTFEQAADALDVTHATVRRMEKAEVGLKIPYVEKLLATYGVTDTEESETFIALAREANRPGWWHRFRDVLPDWFSAYVSLESAANLIRAYQPHYVPGLLQTEGYARAVLHAGMPHAAQEEIDRSVDLRMARQSLLSRDNAPMLWMVLDETVLRRPVGGPEVMRAQLDRLIEATELPNVRLQIIPFATGPHPAMYGPFHIFRFPIPELPDIAYAESLVGAVYFDQRGDVSQFLEALDRMCAQAAPAHRTAALLSGFRKEI; encoded by the coding sequence GTGGTGGACGCACGGTCGGGCGGCGCTCCGACCGTCCTGCGGGTTGTCCTCGGCAAGAGGCTGCAGGACCTTCGCGAGAAGGCCGGACTCACCTTCGAACAGGCCGCCGACGCCCTGGACGTCACGCACGCGACCGTTCGCCGCATGGAGAAGGCCGAGGTAGGCCTCAAGATCCCGTACGTGGAGAAGCTGCTCGCCACCTACGGCGTCACCGACACCGAGGAGAGCGAGACCTTCATCGCGCTCGCCCGGGAGGCCAACCGCCCCGGCTGGTGGCACCGCTTCCGGGACGTCCTGCCCGACTGGTTCAGCGCGTACGTCAGCCTGGAGAGCGCCGCCAACCTCATCCGCGCCTACCAGCCGCACTACGTACCGGGGCTGCTGCAGACCGAGGGCTACGCGCGCGCCGTGCTGCACGCCGGCATGCCGCACGCCGCCCAGGAGGAGATCGACCGCTCCGTCGACCTGCGCATGGCACGCCAGTCGCTGCTCAGCCGCGACAACGCCCCCATGCTGTGGATGGTCCTGGACGAGACGGTGCTGCGCCGCCCGGTCGGCGGCCCCGAGGTCATGCGCGCGCAGCTCGACCGGCTGATCGAAGCCACCGAACTGCCCAACGTCCGGCTGCAGATCATCCCGTTCGCCACCGGCCCGCACCCCGCCATGTACGGGCCGTTCCACATCTTCCGGTTCCCCATCCCGGAACTGCCCGACATCGCGTACGCGGAGAGCCTGGTCGGCGCCGTGTACTTCGACCAGCGCGGCGATGTCTCGCAGTTCCTGGAGGCGCTGGACCGGATGTGCGCGCAGGCCGCGCCCGCACACCGCACCGCAGCCCTTCTGAGTGGCTTTCGCAAGGAGATCTGA
- a CDS encoding DUF397 domain-containing protein yields the protein MDRIRIYNGMPASELGSEGWHKPWSGGNGGECVEAMRLQDGRVALRQSTDPNGPALIYTHGEIESFIRGAKAGEADFLLHAAPCGCGEMRTA from the coding sequence ATGGATCGCATACGCATCTACAACGGCATGCCCGCCAGCGAACTGGGCAGCGAAGGCTGGCACAAGCCGTGGAGCGGCGGCAACGGCGGCGAGTGCGTCGAGGCGATGAGACTGCAGGACGGCCGGGTGGCGCTCCGCCAGTCCACCGATCCCAACGGCCCCGCGCTGATCTACACCCACGGCGAGATCGAGAGCTTCATCCGGGGCGCGAAGGCCGGCGAGGCCGACTTCCTGCTGCACGCGGCGCCCTGCGGATGCGGAGAGATGAGGACGGCGTGA
- a CDS encoding SAM-dependent methyltransferase gives MRRDEDGVSDIVFPAHGDPAADRGFAAEEIDTSRPHPARMYDYYLGGWDNYEVDREAADQVIRVHPQVRDSARANRAFMRRAVRDAADSGIRQFLDLGTGIPTSPSTHEVARESAPDARVVYADNDPIVATHADARLTAAPGTGFVLGDVREPAALLAAPAVHRLIDFGQPVAVLLVAVLHFLRDDEDPAGVVTALADALPAGSRLILSHATGEPYEEYAEGRTDEVARDGVLDVYKNATATLNLRDKAAIQRLFGPFRLQEPGVVRVPLWRPDGPVPTAEEINNTIFYGGVGIKE, from the coding sequence ATGCGGAGAGATGAGGACGGCGTGAGCGACATCGTTTTCCCGGCGCACGGCGATCCCGCGGCGGACCGCGGTTTCGCCGCCGAGGAGATCGACACCAGCAGGCCGCACCCGGCCCGGATGTACGACTACTACCTCGGCGGCTGGGACAACTACGAGGTCGACCGCGAGGCCGCCGACCAGGTGATCCGCGTGCACCCGCAGGTCCGCGACAGCGCCCGCGCCAACCGCGCGTTCATGCGGCGCGCCGTCCGGGACGCGGCGGACAGCGGCATCCGGCAGTTCCTCGACCTCGGCACCGGCATCCCCACCTCGCCCAGCACCCACGAGGTGGCCCGTGAGAGCGCGCCGGACGCGCGGGTGGTCTACGCCGACAACGACCCGATCGTCGCCACCCACGCCGACGCCCGGCTCACCGCGGCGCCCGGCACCGGTTTCGTCCTCGGTGACGTACGCGAGCCCGCCGCGCTGCTGGCAGCCCCGGCGGTCCACCGGCTGATCGACTTCGGGCAGCCGGTGGCCGTACTGCTCGTCGCCGTACTGCACTTCCTGCGCGACGACGAGGACCCGGCCGGCGTGGTCACCGCGCTCGCGGACGCACTGCCCGCCGGCAGCCGGCTGATCCTCTCGCACGCCACCGGCGAGCCGTACGAGGAGTACGCGGAGGGCCGTACGGACGAGGTGGCGCGGGACGGTGTCCTGGACGTCTACAAGAACGCCACAGCCACGCTCAACCTCCGTGACAAGGCCGCGATCCAGCGGCTCTTCGGCCCGTTCCGGCTCCAGGAGCCCGGCGTCGTACGGGTCCCGCTGTGGCGCCCGGACGGCCCCGTGCCCACCGCCGAGGAGATCAACAACACGATCTTCTACGGCGGAGTGGGCATCAAGGAGTGA
- a CDS encoding carbohydrate kinase family protein has product MVVGGSGVDTIVRVGALPVPQADSFAVPPIREWAGHTGTGVALGCAALGLSTAFVDFIGADHEGELVRERLRGTGVDFDPMISPHGTRRAVNLVSPDGRRTSFYDGRDPLDLRMPPEHYFPYLRRTRHVHLSIMHFARFLYDDIQELGVPVSTDLHDWDGLADHHREFALRSDLVFLSAAGAGERIGAVMREILREGRAEAVIATAGAGGAYLLTPDDSTPRHVPAAVPSAPVVDSNGAGDAFVCGFLHGRLAGRDLEECARLGTLAGAHACTSEGTHTALISADELLAAAAEEEEPAAELRAPSLTS; this is encoded by the coding sequence CTGGTCGTCGGTGGATCGGGTGTGGACACGATCGTCCGGGTCGGCGCGCTGCCGGTACCGCAGGCCGACTCCTTCGCCGTACCGCCGATCCGGGAGTGGGCCGGGCATACGGGTACGGGCGTCGCGCTGGGCTGTGCGGCGCTCGGGCTGTCCACCGCGTTCGTGGACTTCATCGGCGCGGACCACGAGGGTGAGCTGGTCAGGGAGCGGCTGCGGGGCACCGGCGTCGACTTCGATCCGATGATCTCCCCGCACGGGACGCGCCGCGCGGTGAACCTCGTCTCCCCGGACGGCCGCCGCACGTCCTTCTACGACGGCCGGGACCCGCTCGACCTGCGGATGCCGCCCGAGCACTACTTCCCGTACCTCCGCAGGACGCGGCATGTGCACCTGTCGATCATGCACTTCGCCCGGTTCCTGTACGACGACATCCAGGAGCTGGGCGTCCCCGTCTCCACCGATCTGCACGACTGGGACGGGCTCGCCGACCACCACCGGGAGTTCGCGCTCCGGTCGGATCTGGTGTTCCTCAGTGCGGCCGGCGCCGGGGAGCGGATCGGCGCGGTGATGCGGGAGATCCTGCGGGAGGGCCGCGCCGAGGCGGTGATCGCCACGGCGGGCGCCGGCGGCGCGTACCTGCTCACCCCGGACGACTCCACCCCGCGGCACGTCCCCGCGGCCGTGCCGTCGGCGCCGGTGGTGGACAGCAACGGCGCGGGCGACGCGTTCGTGTGCGGCTTCCTGCACGGCCGGCTGGCCGGGCGCGACCTGGAGGAGTGCGCCCGCCTGGGGACGCTCGCCGGCGCGCACGCCTGTACGTCGGAGGGCACGCACACGGCGCTCATCTCGGCGGACGAACTGCTCGCGGCAGCGGCGGAAGAGGAGGAGCCCGCCGCTGAGCTGCGGGCCCCCTCGCTCACCTCGTGA
- a CDS encoding alpha-ketoglutarate-dependent dioxygenase AlkB family protein, with protein sequence MEGEADGLFPPEAFPRERTEPAPGAVHVPDWLDAGEQRELLAACRDWARPPAGLRTVRTPGGGVMSVRQVCLGRHWSAVPRCPYCRRAVRHNPGCPGRHSYPYAYSRTVVDGDGAPVKPFPGRLRTLAGRALRAAYGSGADAAPYAPDAPYDIALVNFYDDTARMGMHQDIDEDSGAPVVSLSLGDTCLFRFGNTETRNRPWTDVELRSGDLFVFGGPSRRAYHGVPRTSPGTAPAALGLKGRVNLTLRVGGLGHPAAGP encoded by the coding sequence ATGGAGGGCGAAGCGGACGGACTGTTCCCACCCGAGGCGTTCCCGCGCGAGCGGACGGAGCCGGCACCCGGCGCGGTGCACGTACCGGACTGGCTGGACGCGGGGGAGCAGCGGGAACTGCTGGCGGCGTGCCGGGACTGGGCCAGGCCGCCGGCCGGACTGCGGACCGTACGGACCCCGGGCGGCGGCGTGATGTCCGTCCGGCAGGTGTGCCTCGGACGGCACTGGAGCGCGGTGCCCCGCTGCCCGTACTGCCGCCGCGCGGTCCGGCACAACCCCGGCTGCCCGGGCCGGCACTCCTACCCGTACGCCTACTCCCGCACCGTCGTCGACGGCGACGGCGCACCCGTGAAGCCCTTCCCCGGACGGCTCCGCACGCTCGCCGGCCGGGCACTGCGCGCGGCGTACGGCAGCGGGGCCGACGCGGCACCGTACGCGCCCGACGCGCCGTACGACATCGCCCTGGTCAACTTCTACGACGACACCGCCCGGATGGGCATGCACCAGGACATCGACGAGGACTCCGGCGCGCCCGTCGTCTCCCTCAGCCTCGGCGACACCTGCCTCTTCCGCTTCGGCAACACCGAGACCCGCAACCGCCCCTGGACCGACGTCGAACTGCGCAGCGGCGACCTCTTCGTCTTCGGCGGCCCCTCCCGACGGGCGTACCACGGCGTCCCCCGCACCAGCCCCGGCACGGCTCCCGCGGCACTCGGCCTGAAGGGCCGCGTGAACCTCACCCTCCGCGTCGGCGGTCTCGGCCACCCGGCCGCAGGCCCCTGA
- a CDS encoding GNAT family N-acetyltransferase produces MDWTTTHDLDAFLATAGDFLRTRPDEHTQLLSVTATLAASGPAAYGDRPPRYGWWQGPDGRVDGAYAWTPPRPPLLSPMPDRAAAALLDVLAAGPLPVGGVNGTRAAADAFTAAWQHRTGRAARLRTHLRLYRLEKLTPPDPEPRGRARTATAADRALLVDWWGEFARESGGEPHGHAGSVDDRLTYGGLTLWEDGGRPAAFAGVSRTVGGMAKVGPVHTPPALRRNGYAAGVTAAVSRGALAAGAGQVLLFADAANRTSTALYERLGYRRAGDHRRYDFPPAP; encoded by the coding sequence ATGGACTGGACGACGACACACGACCTCGACGCCTTTCTGGCCACGGCGGGCGACTTCCTGCGGACCCGCCCCGACGAGCACACGCAGCTGCTCAGCGTCACCGCCACGCTGGCCGCCTCGGGCCCGGCGGCCTACGGCGACCGGCCACCCCGGTACGGCTGGTGGCAGGGCCCGGACGGCCGCGTCGACGGCGCGTACGCATGGACCCCGCCCCGCCCGCCCCTGCTCTCCCCGATGCCGGACCGGGCGGCCGCCGCCCTCCTTGACGTCCTCGCCGCCGGACCGCTGCCGGTCGGCGGGGTCAACGGCACCCGGGCCGCCGCCGACGCCTTCACCGCGGCCTGGCAGCACCGCACGGGCCGCGCCGCCCGCCTCCGCACGCACCTCCGGCTCTACCGGCTGGAGAAGCTGACCCCGCCCGACCCGGAGCCGCGCGGCCGGGCCCGCACCGCCACCGCCGCCGACCGGGCGCTGCTGGTGGACTGGTGGGGCGAGTTCGCCCGTGAGAGCGGCGGCGAGCCGCACGGACACGCCGGCTCCGTCGACGACCGGCTCACCTACGGCGGGCTCACGCTCTGGGAGGACGGCGGCCGCCCGGCGGCCTTCGCGGGCGTCTCGCGCACCGTCGGCGGCATGGCCAAGGTCGGGCCCGTCCACACCCCGCCCGCGCTGCGCCGCAACGGCTACGCGGCGGGCGTCACCGCCGCCGTGTCCCGCGGCGCGCTCGCGGCGGGCGCCGGGCAGGTGCTCCTCTTCGCCGACGCCGCGAACCGCACCAGCACCGCCCTGTACGAGCGGCTCGGCTACCGCCGGGCCGGCGACCACCGCCGGTACGACTTCCCGCCGGCCCCCTGA